From the genome of Polyangiaceae bacterium, one region includes:
- a CDS encoding translation initiation factor IF-3, which produces MSMRRFDPRQAQRGPQIRINQRIRVPEIRVIGEAGEMLGILPTHEALRRAQERGLDLVEVNPKADPPVCKILDFGKYKYDEKKKAREAKRKQSVVEIKEIKLRPKTDDHDLQFKTRAAIRFLEAGHKVKFTVRFRGREITHPEKAQEQLDWIVQQCEETANVEVRPVMEQRTMTLLMAPKPAVMQRVAQARAAAEKARQKALQEGRAAPAPTDNEEALRKLEEQLEEADEDEDDEDDEGDAE; this is translated from the coding sequence ATGAGCATGCGACGCTTCGATCCTCGGCAAGCCCAACGCGGACCCCAAATCAGAATCAATCAGCGAATCAGGGTCCCCGAGATCAGAGTCATCGGGGAAGCAGGAGAAATGCTCGGCATCCTGCCTACCCACGAAGCCTTGCGGCGCGCCCAGGAACGAGGCCTCGACCTCGTGGAGGTCAATCCGAAGGCTGACCCGCCCGTCTGCAAAATTCTCGACTTCGGCAAGTACAAGTACGACGAGAAGAAAAAAGCACGCGAGGCGAAGCGCAAGCAGAGTGTCGTCGAGATCAAAGAGATCAAGTTGCGTCCGAAAACCGACGATCACGACTTGCAGTTCAAGACGCGCGCAGCCATCCGCTTTCTCGAAGCGGGTCACAAGGTGAAGTTCACGGTGCGCTTCCGCGGCCGCGAGATCACGCACCCCGAGAAAGCACAAGAGCAGCTCGACTGGATCGTCCAGCAATGTGAAGAGACCGCGAACGTCGAAGTTCGTCCCGTCATGGAACAACGAACGATGACGCTTCTCATGGCGCCGAAACCGGCCGTCATGCAGCGCGTGGCCCAAGCGCGCGCAGCCGCTGAAAAAGCTCGACAGAAAGCCCTGCAAGAGGGTCGCGCAGCTCCCGCCCCGACCGACAACGAAGAAGCCCTCCGCAAACTCGAAGAACAACTCGAAGAGGCGGACGAGGACGAGGACGACGAGGACGACGAAGGGGATGCCGAATAG